A genome region from Nitrosopumilus oxyclinae includes the following:
- a CDS encoding 4-phosphopantoate--beta-alanine ligase translates to MSLIPKSHPRAKSLLIREKLVEGFDNGLVAKEGLLAQGRGEAFDYLLGEKTGKAAKQAIKAAAAQLLVAKLPVISVNGNIAALCPKQIVKLSKQIKAKLEVNLFYTNEKRKLSIIKTLKKNGASEILGSKTTSSKKLPGIDSARRIVDKNGIFVADVVVVPLEDGDRTMALRKAGKIVITFDLNPLSRTSQTADITIVDNVTRAIDLLIIELKKLSKKNQKSLQKIVDNFDNKKNLRENVIQIKNNLDRRAKIA, encoded by the coding sequence ATGTCATTAATTCCCAAATCTCACCCTAGAGCTAAATCTCTTTTAATTCGTGAGAAACTTGTTGAAGGATTTGATAATGGACTGGTTGCTAAAGAAGGCCTTTTAGCTCAAGGTAGAGGAGAGGCATTTGATTATCTCCTAGGAGAAAAAACAGGCAAGGCTGCTAAACAAGCTATCAAGGCTGCAGCAGCCCAATTACTTGTAGCAAAATTACCAGTAATCTCAGTTAATGGAAATATAGCAGCATTATGTCCAAAACAAATTGTAAAACTATCAAAACAAATCAAAGCAAAACTTGAGGTAAATCTATTCTATACTAATGAAAAAAGAAAGTTGTCAATCATTAAAACTTTGAAAAAAAATGGTGCCAGTGAAATTTTAGGTTCTAAAACTACATCATCTAAAAAATTACCAGGCATAGATTCTGCAAGAAGAATTGTAGATAAAAATGGAATATTTGTGGCAGATGTTGTAGTAGTTCCTTTAGAAGACGGAGATCGAACAATGGCACTAAGAAAAGCTGGAAAAATAGTCATAACATTTGATCTAAATCCACTCTCCAGAACATCACAGACAGCAGATATTACAATTGTAGATAATGTAACCAGAGCAATTGATTTACTAATAATTGAATTAAAAAAACTATCAAAAAAAAATCAAAAGAGTCTTCAAAAAATTGTTGATAATTTTGATAATAAAAAGAATCTAAGAGAAAATGTAATTCAAATAAAAAATAATTTGGATAGGAGAGCCAAAATTGCATAA
- the panB gene encoding 3-methyl-2-oxobutanoate hydroxymethyltransferase has product MHKTVQDIINMKKEKKKISVITSYDYTLASLCDRAGIDVMLVGDSAGMVMLGYENTIPVTMDQMCMFTEAVSRARKNSLLVADLPFMSYQASIEDAINNSGRLIKSGADAVKLEGGLIMAETISAIVDVGIPVMGHIGLQPQTTMLSEGYKVQGKTKDSAMKLIEDAKGLEEAGVFSIVLEMVSNEVGQIISESVNIPTIGIGSGVNCDGQVLVVQDLLGMYDKIKPKFAKRYMNLSEDIVKSLEEYRTDVESGSFPTKENSFSMNEEELKKLREALGS; this is encoded by the coding sequence TTGCATAAAACTGTTCAAGATATAATTAATATGAAAAAAGAGAAAAAGAAAATTTCTGTAATTACAAGTTATGATTACACTCTTGCTTCATTATGTGATAGAGCAGGAATTGATGTAATGTTAGTTGGAGATAGTGCCGGAATGGTAATGCTAGGATATGAAAATACAATTCCTGTTACAATGGATCAAATGTGTATGTTTACTGAAGCTGTTAGTAGAGCAAGAAAAAATTCTCTACTAGTAGCAGATCTACCGTTCATGTCATACCAGGCAAGTATTGAAGATGCCATAAATAATTCTGGTAGATTAATTAAATCCGGTGCAGATGCAGTAAAACTTGAAGGTGGTTTAATTATGGCTGAAACAATTAGTGCAATAGTGGATGTAGGAATTCCTGTAATGGGACATATTGGACTTCAACCACAAACTACGATGCTTTCAGAAGGATACAAAGTTCAAGGCAAAACAAAAGATAGTGCAATGAAGTTAATTGAAGATGCCAAGGGGTTAGAAGAGGCAGGAGTTTTCAGTATTGTATTAGAAATGGTTAGTAATGAGGTTGGACAGATTATTTCTGAATCAGTTAACATTCCCACCATAGGGATAGGTTCTGGTGTAAATTGTGATGGACAAGTATTGGTTGTTCAAGATTTGTTAGGCATGTATGATAAAATTAAACCAAAATTTGCCAAAAGATACATGAATTTATCTGAAGATATTGTAAAATCACTTGAAGAATATAGAACTGATGTTGAATCAGGTTCATTTCCTACTAAAGAGAACTCATTTTCAATGAATGAAGAAGAATTAAAAAAGTTACGTGAAGCACTTGGTAGTTAA
- the coaBC gene encoding bifunctional phosphopantothenoylcysteine decarboxylase/phosphopantothenate--cysteine ligase CoaBC produces the protein MKHLVVKKKSKRKDHPSLDIVSSHGVELSGKKIVLCVAGSVAAYKAIELARLLMRHGADVTCVTSNAVTKLIQPEYFKWATGNEVITKLTGELEHIRLADYNQSDLLIVYPATANTLGKLANGIDDTPVSTVLTVGFGSKIPILMCLAMHASMYENSAVKKNIEFLKNKIEFLSPKLIEGKAKSPEPEDVLENVLKKFGFASILKNKKVLMTAGPTVEQIDPVRAITNHSSGKTGVSLATELISAGAKVTFVYGPGKEKPPKGAKIINVSSSKEMHLAIKSELKKKFDIVIMAAAVADYVPIIQSKNKIKSSKSRITISLKKAPKIIDQVKKYQKNVLLVGFKAETNLTKNQLIKSAEKKLKESTADMIIANDVGSMRYKKNSQKNQVIIVDSKKNIVSRWMDKEKIAKFIRKQIEVKIK, from the coding sequence GTGAAGCACTTGGTAGTTAAAAAGAAATCAAAAAGAAAAGATCATCCGTCTTTAGACATAGTTAGTTCACATGGTGTAGAGTTATCTGGGAAAAAAATTGTTTTGTGTGTGGCAGGTAGTGTTGCAGCTTACAAAGCAATTGAACTTGCAAGATTACTAATGAGACATGGAGCTGATGTAACATGTGTTACAAGTAACGCAGTCACAAAACTAATTCAACCAGAATATTTCAAATGGGCAACAGGTAATGAAGTAATTACAAAGCTTACAGGTGAACTAGAACATATCAGATTAGCAGATTATAATCAATCTGATCTTCTAATAGTATATCCTGCAACTGCAAATACATTAGGAAAATTAGCTAATGGGATTGATGATACGCCTGTATCAACAGTTCTCACAGTAGGATTTGGATCAAAAATTCCAATCTTGATGTGTCTTGCTATGCATGCATCAATGTATGAAAATTCAGCTGTTAAAAAAAATATTGAATTTCTAAAAAATAAAATTGAATTTCTTTCTCCTAAACTAATTGAAGGTAAAGCAAAATCTCCGGAACCTGAAGATGTTTTAGAGAATGTGTTAAAAAAATTTGGATTTGCATCCATATTAAAAAATAAAAAAGTGTTGATGACTGCAGGACCAACTGTCGAACAGATAGATCCTGTACGTGCAATTACAAACCATAGTTCTGGAAAGACAGGAGTAAGTTTAGCAACAGAATTAATTTCTGCAGGAGCTAAAGTTACATTTGTTTATGGACCAGGAAAAGAAAAACCACCAAAAGGTGCAAAAATTATCAATGTCTCATCTAGTAAAGAAATGCATTTGGCTATAAAATCAGAATTAAAGAAAAAATTTGATATTGTAATTATGGCTGCAGCTGTTGCAGATTATGTACCTATAATTCAAAGTAAAAATAAAATCAAAAGTTCAAAGTCAAGAATTACTATTAGCCTCAAAAAAGCTCCGAAAATCATAGATCAAGTAAAAAAATATCAAAAAAACGTATTACTTGTAGGTTTTAAAGCAGAAACAAATCTAACAAAAAATCAATTAATTAAATCAGCTGAAAAAAAATTAAAAGAATCAACAGCAGATATGATTATTGCAAATGATGTTGGTTCAATGAGATACAAGAAAAATTCTCAAAAAAATCAAGTCATTATTGTGGATTCCAAAAAAAATATTGTCTCAAGATGGATGGATAAAGAAAAAATTGCCAAGTTTATCAGAAAACAAATTGAAGTAAAAATCAAATGA
- a CDS encoding methyltransferase domain-containing protein, with product MKIIHSEYKQRNMKIWNEVAPRYHKRWASVNKGPFQSTKKLVELVNINKGDAVLDVACGTGVVTNQIQKKIGKSGYVIGVDTSSTAIKIAKKWNGKKSNVDFVNIDAEKFNFSKKFDVVTCQYALFFFPNAQKALKNMKNSLKKSGNIGISVHGSKDSVPFFSNIIDSVTKYIPDYVPPGSPDLDRFGTKSALKNEVSKAGFSKITVKDYVFHFSPGKFEDYWRNYLKYIAKPLKEKLNNLDYSKRKELKQLVKDKTLQYTKKNGEILFPWQVLILGAKN from the coding sequence ATGAAAATTATTCATTCAGAATACAAACAACGAAATATGAAAATTTGGAATGAAGTTGCTCCTAGATATCATAAGAGATGGGCTAGTGTAAATAAAGGACCATTTCAAAGTACAAAAAAACTAGTAGAATTAGTAAATATCAACAAAGGTGATGCAGTATTGGATGTTGCATGTGGTACAGGAGTAGTAACAAATCAAATTCAAAAAAAGATAGGAAAATCAGGATATGTGATAGGAGTAGATACTTCAAGTACGGCAATTAAAATTGCAAAAAAATGGAATGGTAAAAAATCAAATGTAGATTTTGTAAATATTGATGCTGAAAAATTTAATTTTTCTAAAAAATTTGATGTTGTTACATGTCAATATGCATTATTTTTCTTTCCTAATGCTCAAAAAGCATTAAAAAATATGAAAAATAGCCTTAAAAAATCTGGGAATATTGGGATTTCTGTCCACGGAAGTAAAGATTCTGTTCCTTTCTTTAGCAATATCATAGATTCAGTTACCAAGTACATTCCAGATTATGTACCACCAGGTTCTCCAGATCTTGATAGATTTGGGACGAAATCAGCTTTAAAAAATGAAGTAAGTAAAGCAGGTTTCTCAAAAATTACTGTAAAAGATTATGTCTTTCATTTCAGTCCAGGAAAATTTGAAGATTATTGGAGAAATTATCTAAAATACATTGCAAAACCACTAAAAGAAAAGCTAAATAATTTAGATTATTCAAAAAGAAAAGAATTGAAACAACTAGTCAAAGATAAAACATTACAATATACAAAGAAAAATGGAGAAATTTTATTTCCTTGGCAAGTTTTAATTCTAGGTGCTAAAAACTAG
- a CDS encoding M24 family metallopeptidase, protein MNIRRKNLLKYAQQIDCDTLVTFEPENLFYMTGFWGEAIGLLEKNGKTTIIAPELEVGRAKDESVDCNVITAERGEGLITSLIKKIKKNRVCTDCQNYSIMMSLKKSIPKIKSSTDPFYNARIIKDEKEIQILKKASKIIDEMFQICTKKMKIGQKESELQTILMTYAMEQEMFDTGYKSTLNPLIIAGGPNGALPHAQVTNRKFKKGDLVVTDLTLRYKGYVSDATRTFAIGKISSQANEAYEIVKESQRLGLKAVRPNIDCKDIDFACRKYIDDQNYGKYFIHSTGHGIGLEVHELPTVSYRSNTKLKENMAITVEPGIYIENKFGIRIEDSLIVKDRPIIMHKFTKDLVTI, encoded by the coding sequence ATGAATATACGTAGAAAGAATCTTTTGAAATATGCCCAGCAAATTGATTGTGATACTTTGGTTACATTTGAGCCTGAAAATTTGTTTTACATGACTGGGTTTTGGGGTGAGGCGATTGGATTACTTGAAAAAAATGGAAAAACCACAATTATTGCACCTGAACTTGAAGTTGGTAGAGCAAAAGATGAATCTGTTGATTGTAATGTAATTACAGCAGAACGAGGAGAAGGTCTGATTACCTCATTAATTAAAAAAATTAAGAAAAATCGAGTTTGCACTGATTGCCAAAATTATTCAATAATGATGTCATTAAAAAAATCAATTCCAAAAATTAAATCATCAACTGACCCATTTTACAATGCTAGAATCATAAAAGATGAAAAAGAAATCCAAATTCTCAAAAAAGCATCTAAAATAATTGATGAAATGTTTCAAATTTGTACTAAAAAAATGAAAATTGGTCAAAAAGAATCTGAATTACAAACAATTCTGATGACATATGCTATGGAACAGGAAATGTTTGATACAGGATACAAATCTACGCTTAATCCCTTAATTATTGCTGGAGGTCCAAATGGTGCATTACCACATGCTCAAGTTACAAATAGGAAATTCAAAAAAGGAGACTTAGTCGTAACTGATCTTACATTAAGATACAAAGGGTATGTTTCTGATGCAACTAGAACATTTGCAATAGGAAAAATTTCATCACAAGCAAATGAAGCATATGAAATTGTTAAAGAATCTCAAAGACTTGGTTTAAAAGCTGTTAGACCAAATATTGATTGCAAAGATATTGACTTTGCATGTAGAAAATACATTGATGATCAAAATTATGGCAAATACTTTATTCATTCAACAGGTCATGGAATTGGATTAGAAGTTCATGAATTACCGACTGTTTCTTATCGAAGCAATACAAAATTAAAAGAAAATATGGCAATAACTGTGGAACCTGGAATTTACATTGAAAATAAATTTGGAATTAGAATAGAGGATTCACTAATTGTAAAAGATAGACCAATTATAATGCATAAATTTACTAAAGATTTAGTAACAATTTGA
- a CDS encoding tRNA (5-methylaminomethyl-2-thiouridylate)-methyltransferase, whose translation MAEEKEKKKVVALLSGGLDSQLAVRMMQEQGFDVSAVAIKTPFCDFDCGRGCGFEIRERADDLNVNLKTVYLGDEYIEMLKHPKHGIGAGFNPCVDCRTMMFDAAKKHMEEIGAEFIISGEVLGQRPMSQHAPSLHIIENESNLKGKIVRPLSAGLLPPSDAEKDGLIKRENLGMIKGRQRKIQMRMAKEYGIENPPNAGGGCLLTEPQFGIKAKDLFDHIETPTINEIDLLKIGRHFRLDEETKFVVGRHKDENEMIKALALPDDILLEAKDYVGPVSILRGKNAKLHVEFASAVTLRYSDAPKSGHSVVSVKNGDSTDEVSSECAEEQSYLKFRM comes from the coding sequence GTGGCTGAAGAAAAAGAAAAGAAGAAAGTAGTTGCATTACTATCTGGCGGTTTAGATAGCCAGCTTGCAGTTAGAATGATGCAGGAACAGGGTTTTGATGTATCAGCTGTAGCAATTAAAACTCCATTTTGTGATTTTGATTGTGGAAGAGGATGTGGTTTTGAAATTAGAGAAAGAGCAGATGATCTCAATGTGAATTTAAAAACAGTTTATCTTGGTGATGAATATATCGAGATGCTAAAACATCCAAAGCACGGAATCGGTGCTGGATTTAATCCATGTGTTGATTGTAGAACAATGATGTTTGATGCAGCAAAAAAACACATGGAAGAAATTGGTGCAGAATTTATTATCTCAGGAGAAGTATTAGGTCAACGTCCAATGAGTCAACATGCACCATCATTACATATTATTGAAAATGAATCTAATTTGAAAGGAAAAATTGTAAGACCATTATCTGCTGGATTATTACCACCATCAGATGCTGAAAAAGATGGTTTGATCAAAAGAGAAAACCTTGGAATGATTAAAGGAAGACAAAGAAAAATTCAAATGCGAATGGCTAAAGAATATGGAATTGAAAATCCGCCAAATGCAGGTGGTGGTTGTTTGTTAACTGAACCACAATTTGGAATTAAAGCTAAAGATTTGTTTGATCATATAGAAACTCCAACAATTAATGAGATTGATTTGTTAAAAATTGGAAGACATTTTAGATTAGATGAAGAAACAAAATTTGTTGTTGGAAGACACAAAGATGAAAATGAAATGATTAAAGCATTAGCTTTGCCTGACGATATTTTACTTGAGGCTAAAGATTACGTTGGACCAGTTTCAATCTTACGTGGTAAGAATGCAAAGTTACATGTAGAATTTGCATCAGCTGTAACTTTAAGATATTCAGATGCGCCAAAAAGTGGACACAGTGTAGTTTCTGTTAAAAATGGAGATTCAACTGATGAAGTTAGTTCTGAATGTGCAGAAGAACAATCTTATCTTAAATTTAGAATGTAG
- the sepF gene encoding cell division protein SepF, which produces MQKQENSTYLKAITIRDISDVHSIKEDIKKNMILILRVTPLAQKDVEQLRKVVEELYSIAKAEDAEIARLGEERIIIAPSSIKIWKPEYDLK; this is translated from the coding sequence ATGCAAAAACAAGAAAATTCTACATATCTAAAGGCAATAACAATTAGAGACATTAGTGATGTTCATTCTATCAAAGAAGACATCAAAAAAAATATGATATTGATTCTAAGAGTTACACCATTAGCACAAAAAGATGTGGAACAACTTCGTAAAGTAGTTGAAGAATTGTATTCTATTGCAAAAGCAGAAGATGCTGAAATTGCAAGATTAGGTGAGGAGAGAATTATAATTGCACCATCCAGTATAAAGATCTGGAAACCTGAATACGATCTAAAATAA
- a CDS encoding beta-CASP ribonuclease aCPSF1, producing MQRKYQEKELPPTSQNIMATILQSIPKEASVTKIEYEGPRIALYTNSPRYLMENNDTISNLVNIIKKRIVVRTDESIRKPEAEARKILADCVPKEANLQGTIFDTATGEVSVEAKRPWLLQRNAKEFNHAEVTEKIGWRLRIRKATTIPSRTIQTINATLKQASVERGKQLKQVGDEIFRPRLSQRTEVSLHTLGGFGQVGRSSMLLSTPESKILVDCGINPGARSPMDAFPRLDSLNITLDELDAIVIGHAHLDHTGFLPALCKYGYKGPIYCTEPTLPMMNLIQLDAIKVAAAQGRTPIYAERDVKQVMRQTITLPYGTVTDISPDIKLVLANAGHILGSALCHFHIGNGDHNFVYSGDIKFGKSILFEAASWNFPRVETLLIESTYGLKEDIQPTRQQVESSFINAVNNTLADGGKVLIPIPAVGRAQEIMMVIDHYMKSGEMVEAPVFTEGMISEASAIHESYPEYLARELKQKILETDDNPFDSEYFTNIEHADAREEPMRDNSPCIILATSGMLEGGPVLEYFKNIAPDKKNKVLFVSYQVNGTLGRRVLDGSKQATMLGKEGKVEVVSINCGVEKLDGFSGHSDYNQLMSFVQRLRPKLRRVLVNHGERSKSENLAMNIRRMYKLPAHYPQVQEAIKLF from the coding sequence ATGCAACGTAAATATCAAGAAAAAGAATTACCTCCTACTAGCCAGAATATAATGGCCACCATACTGCAAAGTATACCTAAAGAGGCAAGTGTAACAAAAATAGAATATGAAGGACCAAGAATTGCTCTTTATACAAACTCTCCACGCTACTTGATGGAAAACAATGATACAATTTCTAATCTTGTAAATATAATTAAAAAAAGAATTGTTGTTAGAACTGATGAATCAATAAGAAAACCTGAAGCTGAAGCAAGAAAAATTTTGGCTGATTGTGTACCAAAAGAAGCTAATCTACAAGGAACTATTTTTGATACCGCAACAGGTGAAGTGTCAGTTGAAGCAAAAAGACCTTGGTTGTTACAAAGGAATGCAAAAGAATTCAATCATGCTGAAGTAACTGAAAAGATAGGTTGGAGATTACGAATTAGAAAAGCAACAACTATTCCTTCGCGTACAATTCAAACAATTAATGCGACTCTAAAACAAGCCTCTGTTGAAAGAGGTAAACAGCTAAAACAAGTAGGTGATGAAATTTTCAGACCTCGATTATCTCAAAGAACTGAAGTGTCTCTTCATACTCTTGGTGGATTTGGTCAAGTAGGACGATCTTCAATGTTACTATCTACTCCTGAAAGTAAGATCTTAGTTGACTGTGGAATTAATCCTGGTGCACGTTCTCCAATGGACGCATTTCCAAGATTAGATTCTCTAAACATAACACTAGATGAACTTGATGCTATAGTTATTGGACATGCTCATTTGGATCATACTGGATTTTTACCGGCATTATGCAAATATGGATACAAAGGTCCAATCTATTGTACTGAACCTACATTACCGATGATGAATTTGATTCAATTAGACGCAATCAAAGTAGCTGCTGCTCAAGGCAGGACTCCAATTTATGCTGAACGCGATGTAAAACAAGTCATGAGACAAACAATTACTTTACCATATGGAACCGTAACTGATATTTCTCCTGACATTAAACTAGTTCTTGCAAATGCAGGTCATATTCTAGGTTCTGCATTATGTCATTTTCATATTGGAAATGGTGATCATAACTTTGTTTATTCAGGTGATATTAAATTTGGAAAAAGTATTTTGTTTGAAGCTGCTAGTTGGAACTTTCCAAGAGTTGAAACTTTATTGATAGAAAGTACGTATGGTCTTAAAGAAGATATTCAACCAACCAGACAACAAGTAGAATCTTCTTTCATCAATGCTGTAAACAACACACTAGCTGATGGTGGTAAAGTTTTGATTCCTATACCAGCAGTTGGACGTGCACAAGAAATTATGATGGTAATTGATCACTATATGAAATCAGGAGAAATGGTTGAAGCCCCTGTATTTACAGAAGGAATGATTTCAGAGGCATCAGCAATACACGAATCTTATCCTGAATATCTTGCAAGAGAACTTAAACAAAAAATACTAGAAACTGATGATAATCCATTTGATTCTGAATACTTTACTAATATTGAACATGCCGATGCTAGAGAAGAGCCTATGAGGGATAATTCACCATGTATTATTTTGGCAACATCTGGAATGTTAGAAGGTGGACCTGTTTTAGAATATTTCAAAAATATTGCACCTGATAAAAAGAACAAAGTGTTGTTTGTTTCTTATCAAGTGAATGGAACTTTGGGAAGACGAGTTCTTGATGGATCTAAACAAGCAACTATGTTAGGCAAAGAAGGAAAAGTTGAAGTTGTTTCAATTAACTGTGGTGTTGAAAAATTAGATGGTTTTAGTGGACACAGTGATTATAATCAATTAATGTCATTTGTACAAAGATTAAGACCAAAACTTCGTCGTGTTCTAGTTAATCATGGTGAACGCTCAAAATCAGAAAACCTTGCAATGAATATCAGACGAATGTATAAGCTACCTGCACATTACCCACAAGTTCAAGAAGCAATAAAATTATTTTAG
- the psmB gene encoding archaeal proteasome endopeptidase complex subunit beta, which translates to MSNNVEEKILHGTTTVGIKAKDGVVLCADMRASAGYFIANNNTMKIQQIDQHAGLTLAGGVADAQNIVDILRYHSNLHRVEKQGDISIHSLARLCSLIFHQNRGYPFMADILLGGYDANGPSLFNVDMFGSVEEKSYVTTGSGSPVAYGLLEEEYKEDLTIEEAKQVALRAVKAAITRNIGTGDGINIAVMDKDGFRLLTDEQKKAVIEL; encoded by the coding sequence TTGTCAAATAACGTTGAAGAAAAAATTCTGCATGGGACTACCACAGTAGGTATCAAGGCCAAAGACGGCGTCGTATTATGCGCCGACATGAGAGCCAGCGCAGGCTATTTTATTGCAAATAACAATACTATGAAAATCCAACAAATTGATCAACATGCTGGACTTACCCTGGCAGGTGGTGTTGCTGATGCTCAAAATATCGTGGATATCTTACGTTATCATTCTAATCTTCACAGAGTTGAAAAACAAGGTGACATTTCTATTCATTCACTAGCAAGATTATGTTCATTGATATTTCATCAGAATAGAGGATATCCATTCATGGCTGATATCTTACTTGGTGGATATGATGCAAATGGTCCGTCATTGTTTAATGTTGATATGTTTGGATCAGTTGAAGAGAAATCATATGTTACAACTGGTAGCGGTTCTCCAGTAGCTTATGGTTTACTTGAAGAAGAATACAAAGAAGACCTTACGATAGAAGAAGCAAAACAAGTAGCTCTAAGAGCTGTTAAAGCCGCAATAACTAGAAACATTGGTACAGGCGATGGAATTAACATCGCAGTTATGGACAAAGACGGTTTCCGTCTATTAACCGATGAACAAAAGAAAGCCGTCATCGAACTTTAG
- a CDS encoding sn-glycerol-1-phosphate dehydrogenase encodes MRTNQDRMDSHTMELPRQIVVGEKNINEFAGFLQSLTKPKKVSLISGINVKKILKQKIEKSLKSKKIKFVWHTSKDNQITTLKKIQNDVKKDHSDIIAGIGGGRSIDTAKLIGFNLDIPFVSVPTAASHDGIASPFVSIKSDKPHSIVATAPLGVFVDIDIIKKAPSRLLASGCGDLVANITAVKDWKLGRDKTGEYYGRYSANLAIMSAEIVMEKSSQYAKNGLDARVIVEALISAGVASCIAGSSRPCSGAEHLFSHALDRIAPGKGLHGEKCGLGAIMISKLQGQNWKEIVKTLKNVGAPTTAKQIDLKEEQIIDALMIAQDLRPERYTILKEIDMTERRAKNIAKSTNVT; translated from the coding sequence ATGAGAACAAATCAAGATCGCATGGATTCACACACGATGGAATTACCTAGACAGATCGTTGTAGGTGAAAAAAATATCAATGAATTTGCAGGATTTCTTCAAAGTTTAACTAAGCCTAAGAAAGTGTCATTAATTTCAGGAATTAATGTAAAAAAAATTCTTAAACAAAAAATTGAAAAATCATTAAAAAGTAAAAAAATTAAATTTGTTTGGCATACATCAAAAGATAATCAGATTACTACTCTTAAAAAAATTCAAAATGATGTAAAAAAAGATCACAGTGATATAATTGCAGGAATAGGAGGTGGACGTTCAATAGATACCGCAAAATTAATCGGGTTTAATTTAGATATTCCATTTGTCAGTGTACCTACAGCAGCATCACATGATGGAATTGCAAGTCCTTTTGTTTCAATAAAAAGCGATAAACCACATTCAATTGTAGCAACAGCACCATTAGGTGTTTTTGTAGATATAGATATAATCAAAAAAGCACCATCTAGACTACTAGCAAGTGGTTGTGGAGATTTGGTAGCAAATATTACTGCTGTTAAAGATTGGAAATTAGGACGGGATAAAACAGGTGAATATTACGGAAGATATTCAGCAAATTTAGCAATAATGAGTGCAGAAATAGTTATGGAAAAATCTAGTCAATATGCCAAGAATGGTCTAGATGCCAGAGTAATAGTTGAAGCTTTGATTAGTGCAGGAGTTGCATCATGTATTGCAGGAAGTAGTAGACCATGTTCAGGTGCTGAACATCTTTTTTCACATGCATTAGATAGAATTGCACCAGGTAAAGGATTACACGGAGAAAAATGTGGGTTAGGTGCTATTATGATTTCAAAACTTCAAGGACAAAACTGGAAAGAAATAGTCAAAACATTGAAAAATGTAGGAGCACCAACTACTGCAAAACAGATTGATTTGAAGGAAGAACAAATAATTGATGCATTAATGATTGCACAAGATTTACGTCCAGAAAGATATACAATTCTAAAAGAAATCGATATGACAGAACGAAGAGCTAAAAATATTGCAAAATCTACAAATGTAACTTAA
- a CDS encoding peptidylprolyl isomerase, whose translation MTFIKGSLILVDYTAKVKDTEEVFDTTIEEDAKKHSIHEQNFKYQPKLVSIGEISYPVLKGLDEALAKTAVGDKLTIEVTPDKGFGERDSGKVRMIPIRKLGEDAEKVSVGDSIEVDNKRGIIRYIGSGRVQVDYNHRYAGKTILFDVNVIKSLDTPNDKIDSILKNRLPVEDTKIAFDLKDKEVNITIPEEILRADGLQIMKHFIQLDVFKFVPTLEKVSFVETHVNKQAQEKKPETKEKAPEQKTA comes from the coding sequence TTGACTTTCATCAAAGGTTCACTAATTCTAGTAGATTATACTGCAAAGGTAAAAGATACTGAAGAAGTCTTTGATACAACAATTGAAGAAGATGCAAAAAAACATTCAATTCATGAACAAAATTTCAAGTATCAACCAAAACTAGTTTCTATTGGTGAAATTTCTTATCCTGTTCTAAAAGGACTTGATGAAGCACTTGCAAAAACAGCTGTTGGTGATAAACTTACAATTGAAGTAACACCGGACAAAGGTTTTGGTGAAAGAGATTCTGGCAAAGTTAGAATGATTCCTATTAGAAAATTAGGTGAAGATGCTGAGAAAGTTTCAGTAGGTGATTCTATTGAAGTTGATAATAAAAGAGGCATTATTCGTTATATTGGATCTGGTAGAGTTCAAGTAGATTATAATCACAGATATGCTGGAAAAACAATTTTGTTTGATGTCAATGTCATTAAATCTCTAGATACTCCAAATGATAAAATCGATAGCATTCTTAAAAATAGATTACCTGTTGAGGATACAAAAATTGCATTTGATTTGAAAGATAAAGAAGTGAACATTACAATTCCTGAGGAAATTTTACGTGCTGATGGATTACAAATCATGAAACACTTTATCCAACTTGATGTTTTCAAATTTGTTCCTACATTAGAAAAAGTTAGTTTTGTTGAAACACATGTGAACAAACAAGCTCAGGAAAAAAAGCCTGAAACAAAAGAAAAAGCCCCTGAACAAAAAACCGCTTAA